One Oryza glaberrima chromosome 11, OglaRS2, whole genome shotgun sequence genomic region harbors:
- the LOC127755458 gene encoding uncharacterized protein LOC127755458: MDTTKMYVADKSTFKELVQRLTGQPPAEAAAVTALAPAPVAGAPRRGRLGVHNPPAFKPTPHRPKLPIIRPEHPRLLAGFASPPSPPSLSPWCSGAGQCVQNMQDELPPSPTSASSTLAEEVVVGETVSEEGKPDHMHQPPPVRTGEAKLLNLFPLTASCSEDR, from the coding sequence ATGGACACCACCAAGATGTATGTTGCCGACAAGTCGACGTTCAAGGAGCTGGTGCAGCGTCTCACCGGCCAGCCGCCGGCGGAGGCCGCTGCCGTCACCGCCCTGGCCCCAGCGCCAGTCGCCGGCGCCCCTCGCCGTGGCAGACTCGGCGTCCACAATCCGCCGGCGTTCAAGCCGACGCCGCACCGGCCGAAGCTGCCCATCATCAGGCCTGAGCATCCTAGGCTGCTGGCCGGCttcgcctcgccgccatcgccgccgtcgctgtcaccATGGTGCTCGGGCGCCGGCCAGTGCGTCCAGAACATGCAGGACgagctcccgccgtcgccgacgtcggcgtcgtCAACGCTGgccgaggaggtggtggtgggtgagACGGTCTCGGAGGAGGGGAAACCTGATCACatgcaccagccgccgccggtgaggacAGGAGAGGCAAAGCTGCTGAATTTGTTCCCGCTCACGGCTTCCTGCTCCGAGGATCGTTGA